The Pseudomonas iranensis genome includes a window with the following:
- a CDS encoding fumarate hydratase: MTVIKQDDLIQSVADALQFISYYHPVDFIQAMHEAYLREESPAARDSMAQILINSRMCATGHRPICQDTGIVTVFVRVGMDVRWDGATMGLDDMINEGVRRAYNLPENVLRASILADPAGARKNTKDNTPAVIHYSIVPGNTVEVDVAAKGGGSENKSKMAMLNPSDSIVDWVLKTVPTMGAGWCPPGMLGIGIGGTAEKAAVMAKEVLMESIDIHELKARGPQNRIEEMRLELFEKVNQLGIGAQGLGGLTTVLDVKIMDYPTHAASLPVCMIPNCAATRHAHFVLDGSGPASLEAPPLDAYPEIVWEAGPSARRVNLDTLTPEDVQSWKPGETVLLNGKMLTGRDAAHKRMVEMLNKGETLPVDLKGRFIYYVGPVDPVGDEVVGPAGPTTATRMDKFTRQILEQTGLLGMIGKSERGPTAIEAIKDNKAVYLMAVGGAAYLVAQAIKKSKVLAFAELGMEAIYEFEVKDMPVTVAVDSKGESVHITGPAIWQQKISESLAVEVQ; this comes from the coding sequence ATGACCGTGATCAAGCAAGATGACCTGATTCAGAGCGTTGCCGACGCCCTGCAGTTCATTTCCTATTACCACCCCGTGGATTTCATCCAGGCGATGCACGAAGCCTACCTGCGCGAAGAATCGCCAGCGGCCCGTGATTCGATGGCGCAGATCCTGATCAACTCGCGCATGTGCGCCACCGGCCATCGCCCGATCTGCCAGGACACCGGTATCGTCACCGTGTTCGTCCGTGTCGGCATGGACGTGCGCTGGGATGGCGCCACCATGGGCCTGGACGACATGATCAACGAAGGCGTGCGTCGCGCCTACAACCTGCCGGAAAACGTCCTGCGGGCCTCGATCCTTGCCGACCCGGCGGGCGCTCGCAAGAACACCAAGGACAACACCCCGGCCGTAATTCACTACTCCATCGTCCCGGGTAACACCGTGGAAGTGGACGTAGCGGCCAAGGGCGGCGGTTCCGAGAACAAGTCGAAAATGGCCATGCTCAACCCGTCCGACTCGATCGTCGACTGGGTATTGAAGACCGTGCCGACCATGGGCGCCGGCTGGTGCCCACCGGGCATGCTGGGTATCGGCATCGGCGGCACCGCCGAGAAGGCCGCAGTGATGGCCAAGGAAGTGTTGATGGAATCCATCGACATTCACGAGCTGAAAGCGCGTGGCCCGCAGAACCGCATCGAAGAAATGCGTCTGGAGCTGTTCGAGAAGGTCAACCAGCTGGGCATCGGCGCCCAGGGCCTCGGCGGTCTGACCACCGTGCTCGACGTGAAGATCATGGACTACCCGACCCACGCCGCATCCTTGCCGGTGTGCATGATCCCCAACTGCGCCGCCACCCGTCACGCACACTTTGTGCTCGACGGTTCCGGCCCGGCCTCGCTGGAGGCGCCACCGCTTGATGCCTACCCGGAAATCGTCTGGGAAGCCGGCCCGTCGGCCCGTCGCGTCAACCTCGACACCCTGACCCCGGAAGACGTGCAGAGCTGGAAGCCGGGCGAAACCGTGCTGCTCAACGGCAAGATGCTCACCGGTCGCGACGCCGCGCACAAGCGCATGGTCGAGATGCTCAACAAGGGTGAAACCCTGCCGGTCGACCTCAAGGGTCGCTTCATCTACTACGTCGGCCCGGTTGATCCGGTCGGTGACGAAGTGGTTGGCCCGGCTGGCCCGACCACCGCGACGCGGATGGACAAGTTCACCCGGCAGATCCTCGAGCAGACAGGCCTGCTGGGCATGATCGGCAAATCCGAGCGCGGCCCTACCGCAATCGAAGCGATCAAGGACAATAAAGCCGTGTACCTGATGGCCGTCGGCGGCGCTGCGTACCTGGTTGCGCAAGCGATCAAGAAGTCCAAGGTGCTGGCATTTGCCGAGCTGGGTATGGAAGCGATCTACGAGTTCGAGGTCAAGGACATGCCGGTCACCGTTGCCGTGGACAGCAAAGGCGAGTCCGTGCACATCACTGGCCCGGCGATCTGGCAGCAGAAGATCAGCGAAAGCCTGGCAGTCGAAGTGCAATAA
- a CDS encoding iron-sulfur-binding ferredoxin reductase, whose amino-acid sequence MPELRVGDRQWTVEAGSNLLDALNHNGVAVPYSCRAGSCHACLVQCIRGVPNDNRPDALSAEQRQDGWRLACQCQVVEDLQVHTFDPITDGLPALVEALDWLSDSVLRLRLTPQRPLRYSAGQHLVLWNGHIARPYSLASLPQEDRFLEFHLDCRQPGEFIDAARKLQIGDSIRLGELRGGALHYDPDWHTRPLWLLAAGTGLGPLFGVLREALRQDHQGAIRVIHLAHDERDHYLAKPLAALAAQRENLSVELWKAAESAAALAQLRLVSRQTLALVCGSTASVDAFAKRLYLAGLPRNQLLADVFVSRG is encoded by the coding sequence ATGCCTGAATTGCGTGTCGGTGATCGGCAGTGGACGGTCGAGGCGGGCAGCAACCTGCTCGATGCCCTCAACCACAACGGCGTCGCCGTGCCCTACAGCTGTCGCGCCGGCAGTTGCCACGCCTGTCTGGTGCAATGCATCCGAGGTGTGCCCAACGACAATCGCCCGGATGCCTTGAGTGCCGAGCAACGTCAGGACGGTTGGCGCCTGGCCTGCCAATGCCAAGTGGTCGAAGACTTGCAGGTGCACACCTTCGACCCGATTACTGACGGTCTGCCGGCCTTGGTCGAAGCGCTGGACTGGCTCAGCGACAGCGTTCTGCGCCTGCGCCTGACCCCGCAGCGGCCATTGCGCTACAGCGCCGGCCAGCATCTGGTGTTGTGGAACGGCCACATCGCCCGCCCTTACTCGCTGGCGAGCCTGCCGCAAGAAGACCGCTTTCTGGAGTTTCACCTCGATTGCCGCCAGCCCGGCGAATTCATCGATGCCGCACGCAAGCTGCAGATCGGCGATTCGATCCGCCTCGGCGAGCTGCGCGGTGGTGCTTTGCACTATGACCCGGACTGGCATACGCGCCCGCTGTGGCTGCTGGCCGCCGGTACCGGTTTGGGTCCGTTGTTCGGTGTGCTGCGCGAAGCCTTGCGTCAGGATCACCAAGGCGCCATCCGCGTCATTCACCTGGCCCATGACGAACGCGACCACTATCTGGCCAAACCCCTTGCCGCACTGGCCGCGCAGCGGGAAAACCTCAGCGTCGAGCTGTGGAAAGCGGCCGAGTCGGCCGCCGCTTTGGCGCAACTGCGCCTTGTTTCCCGGCAGACTCTCGCCTTAGTCTGCGGCTCGACGGCCAGCGTCGATGCGTTCGCCAAGCGTCTGTACCTGGCCGGATTGCCGCGCAATCAACTGCTGGCCGACGTGTTCGTAAGCCGTGGTTGA
- a CDS encoding PilZ domain-containing protein, whose protein sequence is MFTDRRIERHQLPYYLRVFNSITDKPVGFLGNVSVDGLMLISQLPMMVGADFQLRLKVPARDGSQQVIDFSACCMWCHEDATPLHYDAGFILRRAPAEFGELVLALKQYFSFQPLPASA, encoded by the coding sequence ATGTTTACCGACCGCCGGATCGAACGGCACCAGTTGCCGTATTACCTCAGAGTGTTCAATAGCATCACCGACAAACCCGTCGGCTTTCTCGGCAACGTGTCGGTGGACGGGCTGATGCTGATCAGCCAGTTGCCGATGATGGTTGGCGCAGATTTTCAGTTACGCCTCAAAGTCCCCGCCCGCGATGGCAGTCAGCAAGTCATCGATTTCAGCGCTTGTTGCATGTGGTGCCATGAAGACGCCACGCCGTTGCACTACGACGCCGGTTTCATCCTGCGGCGTGCGCCGGCGGAGTTCGGCGAGCTGGTGCTGGCGCTGAAGCAGTACTTCAGTTTTCAGCCGTTGCCGGCTTCTGCCTGA
- the pyk gene encoding pyruvate kinase, with the protein MSVRRTKIVATLGPASNSPEVLEQLILAGLDVARLNFSHGTPDEHKARAKLVRDLAAKHGRFVALLGDLQGPKIRIAKFANKKIELKIGDKFTFSTSHPLTEGNQQVVGIDYPDLVKDCGVGDELLLDDGRVVMRVDTQTDDALHCTVTIGGPLSDHKGINRRGGGLTAPALTEKDKADIKLAAEMEVDYLAVSFPRDAADMEYARQLRDEAGGTAWLVAKIERAEAVADDETLDGLIKASDAVMVARGDLGVEIGDAELVGIQKKIILHARRHNKAVIVATQMMESMIQNPMPTRAEVSDVANAVLDYTDAVMLSAESAAGLYPLEAVQAMARICVGAEKHPTGKTSSHRIGKEFSRCDESIALATMYTANHFPGVKAIIALTESGFTPLIMSRIRSSVPIYAFTPHREAQARAAMFRGVYTIPFDPASLEPHEVSQKAIDELTKRGVVEKGDWVILTKGDSYHTTGGTNGMKILHVGDPQV; encoded by the coding sequence ATGTCCGTCCGTCGTACCAAAATCGTCGCTACCCTTGGCCCGGCCAGTAACTCGCCGGAAGTTCTCGAACAGCTGATTCTGGCTGGTCTGGACGTTGCCCGTCTGAACTTCTCCCACGGCACCCCCGACGAGCACAAGGCTCGCGCGAAACTGGTGCGTGACCTCGCTGCCAAGCACGGCCGCTTCGTCGCCCTGCTCGGCGACCTGCAAGGCCCGAAAATCCGTATCGCCAAATTCGCCAACAAGAAGATCGAGCTGAAGATCGGTGACAAGTTCACCTTCTCCACCAGCCATCCGTTGACCGAAGGCAACCAGCAGGTGGTCGGCATCGACTACCCGGATCTGGTCAAGGACTGCGGCGTGGGCGACGAGCTGCTGCTCGACGACGGCCGCGTGGTGATGCGCGTCGATACCCAGACTGACGATGCATTGCATTGCACCGTGACCATCGGCGGCCCGCTGTCCGACCACAAAGGCATCAACCGTCGCGGTGGCGGCCTGACTGCCCCGGCCCTGACGGAAAAAGACAAGGCCGACATCAAGCTCGCCGCCGAAATGGAAGTCGACTACCTCGCGGTGTCCTTCCCGCGTGACGCCGCCGACATGGAATACGCCCGTCAACTGCGTGACGAAGCCGGCGGCACTGCCTGGCTGGTGGCGAAGATCGAACGCGCCGAAGCCGTGGCCGACGACGAAACCCTCGATGGCCTGATCAAGGCTTCCGACGCAGTGATGGTTGCCCGTGGCGACCTCGGTGTGGAAATCGGCGATGCCGAGCTGGTAGGCATTCAGAAGAAAATCATTCTGCACGCACGCCGCCACAACAAAGCGGTGATCGTCGCGACGCAGATGATGGAGTCGATGATCCAGAACCCGATGCCGACCCGCGCCGAAGTGTCCGACGTGGCCAACGCCGTGCTCGACTACACCGACGCCGTGATGCTCTCGGCAGAATCCGCCGCTGGTCTCTACCCGCTGGAAGCCGTGCAGGCGATGGCGCGCATCTGCGTCGGCGCCGAGAAACACCCGACCGGCAAGACGTCCAGCCACCGCATCGGCAAGGAATTCAGCCGTTGCGACGAAAGCATCGCGCTGGCGACCATGTACACCGCCAACCACTTCCCGGGCGTCAAAGCGATCATTGCGTTGACTGAAAGCGGCTTCACCCCGCTGATCATGTCGCGTATCCGCTCCTCGGTGCCGATCTACGCGTTCACCCCGCACCGCGAAGCCCAGGCCCGCGCGGCGATGTTCCGTGGCGTCTACACCATCCCGTTCGACCCGGCCTCGCTGGAACCGCACGAAGTCAGCCAGAAAGCCATCGACGAGCTGACCAAGCGCGGCGTCGTGGAAAAAGGCGACTGGGTCATCCTGACCAAGGGCGACAGCTACCACACCACCGGCGGTACCAACGGCATGAAGATCCTGCATGTCGGTGATCCGCAGGTCTGA
- a CDS encoding tetratricopeptide repeat protein: MRLLPIAALALSVLAATGCTRWSMNHHLNNAYSAYERGNCEQVMLELSKVERASRARPYVWPEVSMMRGQCLERQKLYIDAVQTYQFIIASYPNSEYAYRARARLETLQSLGHYPTRSAAAVVRPTRF, translated from the coding sequence ATGCGATTGTTGCCCATTGCCGCCCTTGCCCTCAGCGTCCTCGCCGCGACGGGCTGCACCCGTTGGTCGATGAACCATCATTTGAACAACGCCTACAGCGCCTATGAACGTGGCAATTGCGAGCAGGTCATGCTTGAACTTTCCAAAGTAGAGCGCGCCAGCCGCGCCCGCCCGTACGTGTGGCCGGAAGTGTCGATGATGCGCGGCCAGTGCCTGGAGCGGCAGAAGCTGTACATCGACGCGGTGCAGACCTACCAGTTCATTATCGCTTCGTACCCCAACAGCGAATATGCCTACCGCGCCCGTGCGCGTCTGGAAACCTTGCAGAGCCTGGGCCATTACCCGACACGCAGCGCCGCTGCGGTGGTGCGGCCGACACGCTTCTGA
- a CDS encoding GGDEF domain-containing protein, with translation MTHNAIQRLLLKRFALAAATYGLALLLLWLAFFTGHYQQSLSGVAIGSALVVISQASLFAMFWSGRNQRFADPSLTEAQVLMGLGWQTWLIAHVDEARGAFLVFYVLILLFGLFHLTRRVFIRCALLVFFSFSAITLWDAYHFRLAEPALAALQVCILAMVLAWLVLYARFVQVSRQRQRQRRFALQAHQDTLRGMMRQLEDLVATDELTGLFNRRHFLRIASRELNALDGDVMHGLALIDLDHFKRINDLHGHAAGDQVLQAFAGVAQACLRDGDVLARYGGEEFVVLVPDCDAERLTACCERLRIAFTEVELMGLQVRNLSLSAGMTLLSVGDDLDEALQRADQALYRAKRDGRNRCAAAWENVDA, from the coding sequence TTGACCCATAACGCCATTCAACGCCTTTTGCTCAAACGCTTCGCCCTCGCTGCGGCCACCTACGGATTGGCTTTGCTGCTGCTGTGGCTGGCGTTTTTTACCGGGCATTATCAGCAATCGCTCAGTGGAGTGGCCATCGGCAGCGCGCTGGTGGTCATCAGTCAGGCGAGCCTTTTCGCCATGTTCTGGAGCGGGCGCAACCAGCGCTTCGCCGACCCCAGCCTGACCGAAGCGCAAGTGCTGATGGGCCTCGGCTGGCAGACGTGGCTGATCGCCCATGTCGACGAGGCACGCGGCGCGTTTCTGGTGTTCTATGTGCTGATCCTGCTGTTCGGCCTATTCCATCTCACCCGACGGGTGTTCATCCGCTGCGCGCTGCTGGTGTTCTTCAGTTTCTCCGCGATTACCCTGTGGGACGCTTACCACTTCCGCTTGGCCGAGCCTGCGCTCGCGGCGTTGCAAGTGTGCATTCTGGCGATGGTTTTGGCGTGGCTGGTGCTTTACGCACGCTTTGTCCAGGTCTCGCGGCAACGTCAGCGTCAGCGCCGGTTTGCCTTGCAGGCGCATCAGGACACCCTGCGCGGGATGATGCGCCAGCTTGAAGATCTGGTGGCCACCGACGAACTGACCGGGCTGTTCAATCGCCGGCATTTCCTGCGCATCGCCTCCCGCGAGCTCAACGCGTTGGACGGCGACGTAATGCACGGGCTGGCGCTGATCGATCTGGACCACTTCAAACGCATCAACGATCTGCACGGCCACGCCGCCGGCGATCAGGTATTGCAGGCGTTTGCCGGAGTGGCGCAAGCCTGCCTGCGCGACGGTGACGTGCTGGCGCGCTATGGTGGCGAAGAATTCGTGGTGCTGGTGCCCGACTGTGATGCCGAACGCCTGACCGCGTGTTGCGAGCGTTTGCGCATCGCCTTCACTGAGGTTGAATTGATGGGCCTGCAAGTGCGCAACCTGAGCCTGTCGGCGGGCATGACCCTGCTGTCCGTTGGCGATGATCTGGATGAGGCGTTGCAGCGTGCCGATCAGGCGCTGTACCGGGCCAAGCGTGACGGGCGCAATCGTTGTGCCGCCGCGTGGGAGAACGTCGATGCCTGA
- a CDS encoding DUF6124 family protein, which translates to MIKPTPNPPETEDSTSPYASPDSTRLHEAAEKALDHYLKKPAAPPSSNSVDRGMQMFMVAPDINPEAMAIQTYETFSSVSILLLDLADSLEDKPRHLAMAIYQLSEMGLLLAEKALDQERAIAVA; encoded by the coding sequence ATGATCAAACCAACACCCAATCCCCCCGAAACCGAAGACTCGACTTCCCCCTACGCTTCTCCCGATTCCACCAGACTCCACGAGGCCGCTGAAAAAGCCCTCGACCACTACCTGAAAAAACCCGCCGCTCCACCTTCGAGCAATTCTGTCGATCGCGGCATGCAGATGTTCATGGTTGCGCCCGACATCAACCCCGAAGCGATGGCCATTCAGACTTACGAAACCTTTTCTTCGGTCAGCATCCTGCTGCTCGATCTGGCGGACAGCCTCGAGGACAAGCCACGGCATCTGGCGATGGCGATTTATCAGTTGAGCGAGATGGGGTTATTGCTGGCGGAGAAGGCGCTGGATCAGGAGCGGGCGATCGCGGTGGCATGA
- a CDS encoding enoyl-CoA hydratase-related protein, whose translation MTETIVLERERGLLTLRLNRPGKKNALTRAMYSRLAEALKQADGDPAINAVLITGSAECFTAGNDIADFIEQPPSDLDSPVFHFMLDLLECRKPVIAAVAGAAVGIGTTMLLHCDLVYVSRDARLRMPFVNLGLCPEFGSSLILPRLLGQAKAAELLLLGEGFNGEQAAQWGIATEALDSGEAALSKAREVALRFDELPAEAVRISKQLMRAPDRDLLRKVIEEEGALFTQRLRSPEAVAALSGFFR comes from the coding sequence ATGACTGAAACGATTGTGCTGGAACGCGAACGCGGTTTGCTGACCCTGCGCCTCAACCGCCCGGGCAAGAAAAACGCCCTGACCCGCGCCATGTACAGCCGCCTCGCCGAAGCACTGAAACAGGCCGACGGTGACCCGGCAATCAACGCCGTGCTGATCACTGGCAGCGCCGAGTGCTTCACCGCCGGCAACGACATCGCCGACTTTATCGAGCAACCGCCGAGCGACCTCGACAGCCCGGTGTTCCACTTCATGCTTGACCTGCTCGAATGCCGCAAACCAGTGATCGCCGCCGTCGCCGGTGCAGCGGTAGGCATCGGCACGACGATGTTGCTGCACTGCGATCTGGTCTATGTCAGCCGCGACGCCAGGCTGCGCATGCCGTTCGTCAACCTCGGATTGTGTCCCGAATTCGGTTCCAGCCTGATCCTGCCGCGTTTGCTCGGGCAGGCGAAAGCGGCTGAGTTATTGCTGCTTGGGGAAGGCTTTAACGGCGAACAGGCTGCGCAGTGGGGGATCGCCACCGAAGCGCTGGACAGCGGTGAAGCGGCGTTGAGCAAGGCGCGAGAAGTGGCGCTGCGGTTTGATGAATTGCCGGCCGAAGCGGTGCGCATCAGCAAGCAATTGATGCGAGCGCCGGATCGGGATCTGCTACGCAAGGTGATCGAGGAGGAGGGTGCGTTGTTCACCCAGCGCCTGCGTTCGCCGGAGGCGGTGGCGGCGTTGAGCGGTTTTTTTCGCTGA